A genomic stretch from Deinococcus radiotolerans includes:
- the upp gene encoding uracil phosphoribosyltransferase, producing MVTVVTHPLVQHKLSVMRDVRTGVKEFRELASEVSLLLAYEAMRDLEVTQEELTTPITTAEFPMLSGKKLALVAILRAGLIMTDSIVQLVPAAKVGHIGLYRDPQTLEPVAYYNKLPTDIAERRVFLTDPMLATGGSASAAIASLKEAGATTIKLMCILAAPEGVAVIERDHPDVEIVVAALDSHLNDHGYIVPGLGDAGDRIYGTK from the coding sequence GCGCACCGGCGTCAAGGAATTCCGCGAACTGGCCAGCGAGGTCAGCCTGCTCCTGGCCTACGAGGCCATGCGTGACCTTGAAGTCACCCAGGAGGAGCTCACCACGCCCATCACCACCGCCGAGTTCCCCATGCTCAGCGGGAAGAAGCTGGCGCTGGTGGCCATCCTGCGCGCCGGGCTGATCATGACCGACTCCATCGTGCAGCTCGTGCCCGCCGCGAAAGTCGGGCACATCGGGCTGTACCGCGACCCGCAGACCCTGGAACCCGTCGCGTACTACAACAAGCTCCCCACCGACATCGCCGAGCGCCGCGTGTTCCTCACCGATCCCATGCTCGCCACCGGCGGCAGTGCCAGCGCCGCCATTGCCAGCCTGAAGGAGGCCGGCGCCACCACCATCAAGCTCATGTGCATCCTCGCCGCGCCCGAGGGGGTCGCCGTGATCGAACGCGACCACCCGGACGTGGAGATCGTCGTGGCCGCGCTGGACTCGCACCTGAACGACCACGGGTACATCGTCCCCGGCCTGGGTGACGCCGGCGACCGCATCTACGGCACCAAGTAA